One window from the genome of Anopheles coluzzii chromosome X, AcolN3, whole genome shotgun sequence encodes:
- the LOC120961035 gene encoding uncharacterized protein LOC120961035 isoform X5, translating to MVATSVSPLSPQTLSPSTGSSSPSTISPGVSLAASPLASCTGRQNAPAGGGARTANSNRGATASSVPFRMAPGTDGSFSVAGVPPALISSRDGKIQLQIVTQPEQQHRARYQTEGSRGAVKDRSGNGFPVVRLVGYNKPAALLVYIGSDVGRPTPHIFYQACKVSGKNSTPCVERILEGTKYIEVQLKPENNMTVTCDCVGILKERNVDVEYRFPDQTASRTKKKSTRCRMVFRTTITGEDGATETLQVSSHQIICTQPPGVPEILKKSLISCPVEGGLELFIIGKNFLKDTRVVFHRPKAVPAHSAFTRTAAAGAAWEHAVAPDKEHLNQVHLICKVPPYERQDITEPVTIKLYILSSGKKSETHDFIYTPKGEHTALSAATTVATIPGRRNRLGTAVGQQQQQQQQPPPPQHQQQQPPPTSHNYFSELAGLGNNGAGVQNGGNVTAVPNVDGAALANAINAIAATAAGMGELPGPNGAAGGRFICNGNRTEAAVSPFDEPANVHASRPMFLRTSTPLEIEAKGMMPPPINVLPTGSIIPPQCHPGVLSLPSPNQPIQPAVDVFKPELVEPECSRSHMADEESLDQFAVKASLARFGASVENSLDGILFAPVPAEPSILYRRRSVRQPSMEMEDSCSNMSLLANDSRMIDLPSAGGAAAAAAAGGGGSSGGGSLSIGSHFDTVMNIATLTSFCGSLPVAPMETNYMGGEPLGTAKPPPLPVDCDIKSIIKTEPQTPHASTTPVNMQLDQLLAASGVCSDAIATQIEAECLLQQQQQQQQQQQQQQQQQQQQQQQQQQQQQEQQQQQQQQQQQQQQQQQQQQQQQQQQQQQQQQQQQQQQQQQQQQQQQQQQQEQHQQQQQQQQQQQQQQQLHQQTQQQQQQQLQQQQQQLHQQTQQQQQQQQQQQQLQQQHQQTQQQQQQQLQQQTLLELSSMATVSDAAAVQSMLQQQDVLLPPTTVTGSPTTSIMQQQQQQQEQHQQQLQQQQQQLQQHQQHQLQQQQQQQQQHQLQQLQQQQLQQQQLQQQQLQQQQQLQQQQQQQQQQQQQLHQQQQQQQRLQQQEQQLHHHLQQLQQQHEQQQQQQQQQVLAEKMDVGMVGGPVAVCDALLMDTQLPTQQPMDTSAPLPIASPPTVVGTLGVVQLGGRGVVGNGVPPEVPVPVVQPVSAVPAVGVARPLEVVVEPAIPMDSIGLHPSQESLAEESRALASELTAMTETELMNYICPSAFDAV from the exons ATGGTTGCCACGTCCGTGTCTCCGCTGTCGCCGCAGACCCTATCGCCCTCGACCGGATCCTCCTCGCCGTCCACGATCTCGCCGGGCGTGTCGCTTGCCGCCTCCCCGCTGGCCAGCTGCACCGGCCGGCAGAATGCACCGGCCGggggaggtgcgcgcacggcCAACAGCAACAGGGGGGCAACCGCATCGTCCGTACCGTTCCGGATGGCGCCCGGCACCGACGGTAGCTTCTCGGTCGCGGGCGTCCCGCCCGCCCTCATCAGCTCGCGCGACGGCAAGATACAGCTGCAGATAGTGACGCagccggagcagcagcaccgggcTCGCTACCAGACGGAGGGGTCGCGCGGCGCGGTGAAGGACCGCAGCGGCAACGGCTTTCCAGTGGTGCGGCTGGTCGGCTACAACAAACCGGCCGCGCTGCTGGTGTACATCGGGTCGGACGTGGGCCGGCCAACGCCGCACATCTTCTACCAGGCGTGCAAGGTGTCGGGCAAAAACTCGACCCCGTGCGTGGAGCGCATCCTGGAGGGCACCAAGTACATCGAGGTGCAGCTGAAGCCGGAAAACAACATGACCGTCACGTGCGACTGCGTGGGCATACTGAAGGAGCGGAACGTCGACGTGGAGTACCGGTTTCCCGACCAGACGGCGTCCCGCACGAAGAAAAAGTCCACCCGCTGCCGGATGGTGTTCCGCACCACCATTACCGGGGAGGACGGGGCGACCGAGACGCTGCAGGTGTCGTCGCATCAAATCATCTGCA CGCAACCACCGGGCGTGCCGGAAATACTGAAAAAATCCCTCATCTCCTGCCCGGTCGAGGGCGGTCTGGAGCTGTTCATCATAGGCAAAAACTTCCTCAAGGATACGCGCGTCGTCTTCCATCGGCCGAAGGCGGTGCCCGCACACTCGGCATTTACGCGCACGGCAGCTGCCGGTGCGGCCTGGGAGCATGCGGTCGCTCCCGACAAGGAGCATCTGAATCAG GTTCATCTCATCTGCAAGGTGCCACCGTACGAGCGGCAGGACATAACCGAGCCGGTCACGATCAAGCTGTACATCCTGTCCAGTGGCAAGAAGAGCGAAACGCATGACTTTATCTACACGCCGAAAGGTGAGCATACGGCGCTCAGTGCCGCGACCACGGTGGCTACCATCCCGGGGCGCCGCAACCGTTTAGGTACGGCCgttggccagcagcagcagcagcagcagcagccgccgccgccgcaacaccagcaacagcagccgccaCCAACGTCGCACAACTATTTTAGCGAGCTGGCCGGCCTCGGCAACAATGGGGCCGGGGTGCAGAACGGTGGCAACGTTACCGCCGTGCCGAACGTTGACGGTGCTGCGCTGGCCAATGCGATCAATGCGATCGCGGCCACGGCCGCCGGCATGGGCGAGCTGCCCGGCCCGAACGGAGCTGCTGGCGGTCGCTTTATCTGCAACGGCAACCGGACGGAAG CAGCCGTGTCGCCGTTCGACGAGCCAGCGAACGTGCACGCCAGCCGGCCAATGTTTCTGCGCACCTCGACGCCGCTCGAGATCGAGGCGAAGGGCATGATGCCGCCGCCGATCAACGTGCTGCCGACCGGAAGTATTATCCCGCCCCAGTGCCACCCGGGCGTGCTGTCGCTGCCCTCGCCCAACCAGCCGATCCAGCCGGCGGTGGACGTGTTCAAGCCGGAGCTGGTCGAGCCGGAGTGCAGCCGCAGCCACATGGCGGACGAGGAGTCGCTCGACCAGTTCGCGGTGAAGGCTTCGCTGGCCCGGTTCGGTGCGTCGGTCGAGAACTCGCTGGACGGCATCCTGTTCGCACCGGTCCCGGCCGAGCCGAGCATACTGTACCGGCGGCGCAGCGTCCGGCAGCCGAGCATGGAGATGGAAGACAGCTGCTCGAACATGTCGCTGCTGGCGAACGACAGCCGCATGATAGACCTACCGAGCGCTGGCggtgcagcggcagcagcagcagccggcggtggtggtagtagcggGGGCGGGTCGCTGTCGATCGGGTCGCACTTCGACACGGTGATGAACATTGCCACGCTGACGTCCTTCTGCGGCAGCCTGCCGGTGGCACCGATGGAAACGAACTACATGGGCGGGGAGCCGCTGGGCACGGCCAAGCCGCCGCCCCTGCCGGTCGACTGCGACATCAAGAGCATCATCAAAACGGAGCCGCAGACGCCGCACGCCTCGACGACGCCGGTCAACATGCAGCTGGACCAGTTGCTGGCAGCTTCCGGCGTGTGCAGCGACGCGATTGCCACGCAGATCGAGGCGGAAtgtttgctgcagcagcaacagcagcagcagcaacaacaacaacaacaacaacaacaacaacaacaacagcagcagcagcaacaacagcagcagcaggaacagcaacaacagcagcaacaacaacaacagcaacaacaacagcaacaacagcagcagcaacaacagcagcagcaacaacagcagcagcaacagcagcaacaacaacagcagcagcaacaacaacaacaacaacaacagcagcaacagcagcaggaacaacaccagcaacaacagcaacagcagcagcagcagcaacaacaacaacaactccatcaacaaactcaacaacagcaacaacaacaattgcagcagcaacaacaacaactgcatcaacaaactcaacaacaacagcaacaacaacaacaacaacaacagctgcagcaacagcatcaacaaactcaacaacaacagcagcaacaactgcagcagcaaacactGTTAGAGCTGTCGAGTATGGCCACTGTTAGCGATGCTGCAGCCGTACAGAgcatgctgcagcagcaggatgTGCTACTTCCGCCAACCACCGTCACCGGCAGCCCAACAACATCGATaatgcagcaacagcaacaacagcaagagcaacatcaacaacaactgcaacagcagcagcaacaattgcaacaacatcagcagcatcagttgcaacaacaacaacagcaacaacaacagcatcaattgcaacaactacaacaacagcaactccaacaacaacaactgcagcaacaacaattgcaacagcaacaacaactacagcaacagcagcaacagcagcagcagcaacaacaacaactgcatcaacagcagcaacaacaacaacggttGCAGCAGCAAGAACAGCAACTACACCATCACTTGCAAcagctgcaacagcagcatgaacagcagcagcaacaacaacaacaacaggtgTTGGCGGAAAAAATGGACGTCGGTATGGTCGGCGGACCGGTGGCCGTGTGCGACGCCCTGCTCATGGACACCCAGCTCCCAACCCAGCAGCCGATGGACACCTCGGCACCGCTGCCGATCGCCTCCCCACCCACGGTGGTCGGCACGCTGGGCGTGGTGCAGCTGGGCGGGCGCGGTGTCGTCGGCAACGGGGTGCCGCCGGAGGTACCGGTACCGGTGGTGCAGCCGGTCAGCGCCGTGCCGGCGGTCGGTGTGGCCCGCCCGCTCGAGGTGGTCGTCGAACCGGCCATACCGATGGACTCGATCGGGCTCCATCCGTCCCAGGAGTCGCTGGCGGAGGAGTCGCGCGCCCTCGCGTCGGAGCTGACCGCCATGACCGAGACCGAGCTGATGAACTACATCTGCCCGAGCGCGTTCGATGCCG tgTAA
- the LOC120961332 gene encoding nose resistant to fluoxetine protein 6-like, with amino-acid sequence MLRRLVWLLFGGVLPYVLALANPHPSIDFGGIVNALQSANVTRQLPTGTPCDRELLALVAGVQAKEFWAVKLLDSWGKWPAGIFAGNLYELGHYDECIDLRHDYGGSPATDTLRGRYCFLTVPLTGLVPSQRPSPPTQRIMPGTSGGPLAAHLGVCIPAACSAEQFQQFLTRIVPNLPPVQLTCNEVAPALGPAQWAAIGVFGTVLLLAAASTLYEAVTLCRRHTPHPNLAMFSLYRNGRKLLATSRRNPTDTTVKSSTIDCIHGIRVISMVWVVFSHNYVRIGMQPLYNSHVILSWLESYHSVLVVASTVSVDTFFLLSGLLTCWSILNALDRHGRLNLPVMYLHRYLRLTPALAAIVLFAATLMRHAGSGPFWDGAMTMSEDPCRRYWWSALLYVQNYVNPQEVCLGHTWYLSVDMQLYLVSPFIVYPLWRWGRRVLAAIVALTVASMVAVLVLFFVHHLRLSFLAVDEERLRHVYTYYPTHTRAGAWLVGVCFGYVLQRTRKHYVPLPRWSVGLGWALAATAMLAVLFADHPIQQPDYERLPQAVDAIYESLSRVCWATAVGWVVFACVNGYGGPVDRLLGATVWQPLGRLSYAIYLLHLPIQLMMAGTARLPYYFTDLLAVYQFWGDIGFTLTLALLWTLLFESPIIGLERMLFGRRRDPSKRTQQEKGPASVENGNEARVIPKSLSLTLQTARL; translated from the exons ATGTTGCGCCGGTTGGTTTGGCTGTTGTTCGGTGGTGTGCTACCATACGTGCTCGCGCTTGCCAATCCACATCCATCAATCGATTTCGGCGGCATCGTAAACGCACTACAATCAGCGAACGTGACGCGCCAGCTGCCCACGGGGACGCCGTGTGACCGCGAGCTGCTGGCGCTGGTTGCCGGCGTGCAGGCGAAAGAGTTTTGGGCAGTGAAAT TGCTGGACTCATGGGGCAAATGGCCGGCCGGTATCTTCGCGGGAAACCTGTACGAGCTGGGACACTACGATGAATGCATCGACCTGCGGCACGACTATGGCGGATCGCCTGCGACGGACACTCTAAGAGGCCGCTACTGCTTCCTGACCGTACCACTCACCGGTCTGGTTCCTTCCCAACGTCCATCACCACCGACCCAGCGCATCATGCCAGGCACTTCAGGTGGCCCGTTGGCCGCCCACCTCGGCGTATGCATCCCAGCCGCCTGCTCCGCCGAACAGTTCCAGCAGTTTCTCACGCGTATCGTACCTAACCTTCCACCGGTGCAGCTGACCTGCAACGAGGTAGCTCCGGCACTCGGACCCGCCCAGTGGGCTGCAAT TGGAGTATTCGGCACAGTACTGCTACTGGCGGCAGCGAGCACACTGTACGAAGCGGTGACGCTCTGCCGGCGCCATACGCCGCACCCCAATCTGGCCATGTTTTCCCTGTACCGAAATGGCCGGAAGCTGCTAGCGACGAGCCGGCGCAACCCGACGGACACGACGGTCAAGTCCAGCACGATCGACTGCATCCACGGCATACGCGTCATCTCGATGGTGTGGGTCGTGTTCAGCCACAACTACGTGCGCATCGGCATGCAGCCGCTCTACAACTCGCACGTTATCCTGTCG TGGCTCGAGTCGTACCATAGCGTGCTGGTCGTAGCGTCCACTGTGTCGGTCGATACCTTCTTCCTGCTGAGCGGGCTGCTCACCTGCTGGAGCATACTGAACGCACTGGACCGGCACGGTCGGCTCAACCTGCCCGTCATGTATCTGCACCGCTATCTGCGGCTAACGCCGGCGCTGGCCGCGATCGTACTGTTCGCCGCCACCCTGATGCGGCACGCCGGCTCTGGCCCGTTCTGGGACGGTGCGATGACCATGTCGGAGGACCCGTGCCGCCGCTACTGGTGGTCGGCCCTGCTGTACGTGCAGAACTACGTCAACCCGCAGGAGGTGTGCCTCGGCCACACCTGGTACCTGTCGGTGGACATGCAGCTGTACCTAGTGTCACCCTTCATCGTGTACCCGCTGTGGCGCTGGGGCCGCCGCGTCCTTGCCGCGATCGTCGCCCTCACCGTCGCCTCCATGGTGGCCGTGCTGGTGCTGTTCTTCGTGCACCATCTGCGCCTGTCCTTTCTGGCGGTGGACGAGGAGCGGCTGCGGCACGTCTACACCTACTACCCGACGCATACGCGCGCCGGCGCCTGGCTGGTGGGCGTCTGCTTCGGCTACGTGCTTCAGCGCACCCGCAAACACTACGTCCCGCTGCCCCGGTGGTCGGTCGGGCTCGGATGGGCCCTGGCCGCCACCGCCATGCTCGCCGTCCTGTTCGCCGACCACCCGATCCAGCAGCCGGACTACGAGCGGCTGCCGCAGGCCGTCGACGCCATCTACGAGTCGCTCAGCCGGGTGTGCTGGGCGACCGCCGTCGGGTGGGTGGTGTTCGCGTGCGTCAACGGGTACGGTGGTCCGGTCGATCGGCTGCTCGGGGCCACCGTCTGGCAGCCGCTCGGGCGCCTCTCGTACGCGATCTATCTGCTCCACCTCCCAATCCAGCTGATGATGGCGGGCACGGCGCGGCTACCGTACTACTTCACCGACCTGCTCGCCGTGTACCAGTTCTGGGGCGACATCGGGTTCACGCTCACGCTTGCCCTGCTCTGGACGCTGCTGTTCGAGTCGCCAATCATTGGCCTGGAGCGGATGCTGTTCGGGCGCCGCCGCGACCCATCGAAAC GCACGCAGCAGGAGAAGGGGCCAGCTAGCGTGGAAAATGGCAACGAGGCAAGGGTGATACCGAAATCTCTCTCACTAACGTTACAAACCGCTCGGCTGTAG